GAATGAGCACGATGGTCCGCTACCGGCCGCTCGACTTCGGCGTGACGCGCGCCGTGCTGCGCGAAGGCGCGCCCGGCACCCGCTACCTGCGGGCCGACGCCGAACTCGCGCCCTATGCCGAGCGCATGACCGATCGCCTGCGCCACTGGGCCGAAGCCGCGCCCGATCGCACCTTCATCGCCCGCCGCGAGCGCCTGCCCGGCGGCGGCACTGGCGACTGGATCCGCGTCAGCTACGCCGAGGCCCACCGCAAGGCCCGCAGCATCGGCCAGGGCCTGCTCGCGCGCGGCCTGGGCCCCGAGCGCCCCGTCGCGATCCTCAGCGAGAACGGCATCGAGCATGCACTCATGGCCCTGGGCTGCCTCTATGCCGGCGTCCCGTACTGCCCGGTTTCGCCGCCCTATTCGCTGGTGAGCCAGGACTTCGAGAAGCTGCGCCATGTGCTGGACACGCTGACGCCCGGCCTGGTGTTCGCCGCGGACGCCCAGCGCTTCGAACGCGCCATCACGGCCACCGTGCGGGCCGACATCGAGCTGGTGCTCGGCGACGGCGAGGTCGAGGGCCGTCCCGTCACGAGCCTTGCGGACCTGGCCGCCACGCCGGCGACGCCCGCGATCGACGCCGCGATGCAGGCCACCGGCCCCGACACCATCGCCAAGTTCCTCTTCACCTCGGGCTCGACCAAGCTGCCCAAGGCGGTGATCAACACGCACCGCATGTGGTGCGCCAACCAGCAGCAGCTGCGCCAGTCGATCCCGGCGCTGGGCGAGGAACCGCCCGTGCTGGTCGACTGGCTGCCCTGGAACCACACCTTCGGCGGCAATCACAACGTGGGTATCGTGCTGGACAACGGCGGCACGCTCTACATCGACGACGGCAAGCCCACCCCCAGCGGCATGGCGGAGACCCTGCGCAACCTGCGCGAGATCGCGCCCACCATCTACTTCAACGTGCCGACCGGCTTCGAGGCCATCGCCCACGCCATGGAAAGCGATGCGGTGCTGCGCCGCAACCTCCTGTCGCGCGTCAAGATGTTCTTCTACTCGGGCGCCGCGCTGGCGCAGCCGGTGTGGGACAGCCTGCACCGCACGCAGGAGGCCGAGGTCGGCGAACGCATCGTGATGGGCACCGGCCTGGGCATGACCGAATCGGGGCCGTTCGCGCTCTACGTCACCGGCCCCGAGGTCAAATCGGGCGACCTGGGCCTGCCGGCGGCCGGTATCGAGATCAAGCTGATCGACACCGACGGCAAGACCGAGGTGCGCTATCGCGGCCCCAACATCACGCCGGGCTACTGGCGCGCCCCCGAGGCCACGGCCGAGGCCTTCGACGAGGAGGGCTTCTTCTGCACCGGCGACGCAGTGACGTGGATCGACGAGAGCAACATCCACCGCGGCCTGCGCTTC
Above is a window of Variovorax sp. RA8 DNA encoding:
- a CDS encoding feruloyl-CoA synthase, which codes for MSTMVRYRPLDFGVTRAVLREGAPGTRYLRADAELAPYAERMTDRLRHWAEAAPDRTFIARRERLPGGGTGDWIRVSYAEAHRKARSIGQGLLARGLGPERPVAILSENGIEHALMALGCLYAGVPYCPVSPPYSLVSQDFEKLRHVLDTLTPGLVFAADAQRFERAITATVRADIELVLGDGEVEGRPVTSLADLAATPATPAIDAAMQATGPDTIAKFLFTSGSTKLPKAVINTHRMWCANQQQLRQSIPALGEEPPVLVDWLPWNHTFGGNHNVGIVLDNGGTLYIDDGKPTPSGMAETLRNLREIAPTIYFNVPTGFEAIAHAMESDAVLRRNLLSRVKMFFYSGAALAQPVWDSLHRTQEAEVGERIVMGTGLGMTESGPFALYVTGPEVKSGDLGLPAAGIEIKLIDTDGKTEVRYRGPNITPGYWRAPEATAEAFDEEGFFCTGDAVTWIDESNIHRGLRFDGRIAEDFKLATGTFVSVGPLRARIIAAGAPYVQDAVLTGLNLKEVGALVFPTQKVRELAGLAADAGMREVVESAPVQAHFQRVLDELAKTATGSANRIARLHLEHEPPSIDRGEVTDKGSINQRSVLKHRADTVEAFHAGSLPFTLKPQGDKP